The following are from one region of the Stigmatella ashevillena genome:
- a CDS encoding dicarboxylate/amino acid:cation symporter — protein MAAPVDMDARPVKPGLHRHLYVQVLAAIAAGALLGHFFPSVGESLKPLGDAFIKLVKMIIAPVIFLTVVTGIAGTKDLDKVGRIALKAFAYFLTFSTAALIIGLVVANVVRPGDGMHIDPKTLDAGAVSLYTSKAHNQSLVGFLLGIIPVTVVSAFAEGEILQVLFVSILFGIALALVGDRGRPVLELLGSLSAAFFRLVAILMKAAPIGAFGAFAFTIGKYGLGSIVNLAALVATFYVTAALFVLVVLGGVARFNGFSILALLRYLKAELFLVLGTSSSEAALPSLMEKLERAGCSKQIVGLVVPTGYSFNLDGTNIYMTLAALFIAQATDTHLSLGSQVLLLLVAMLSSKGAAGVTGAGFITLAATLSVVPTVPVAGIALILGIDRFMSECRALTNVIGNAVATIVVANWERGLDREQLAEALRGQPQGQRSVQAP, from the coding sequence ATGGCGGCCCCCGTCGACATGGACGCCCGGCCGGTGAAACCCGGCCTTCACCGCCACCTGTATGTGCAGGTGCTGGCCGCGATCGCGGCCGGCGCGCTGCTCGGCCACTTCTTTCCCAGCGTGGGCGAGTCCCTGAAGCCCCTGGGCGATGCCTTCATCAAGCTCGTGAAGATGATCATCGCGCCGGTCATCTTCCTGACCGTGGTGACGGGTATCGCGGGCACGAAGGACCTCGACAAGGTGGGCCGCATTGCCCTCAAGGCGTTCGCGTACTTCCTCACCTTCTCGACGGCCGCGCTGATCATCGGGCTGGTGGTCGCCAACGTGGTCCGGCCGGGCGATGGGATGCACATCGATCCGAAGACGCTCGATGCCGGTGCGGTCTCTCTGTATACCTCCAAGGCGCACAACCAGAGCCTCGTGGGGTTTCTGCTGGGCATCATCCCGGTGACGGTCGTCAGCGCCTTCGCCGAGGGCGAAATCCTTCAGGTGCTGTTCGTCTCCATCCTGTTCGGCATCGCCCTGGCGCTCGTGGGCGACCGGGGCCGGCCGGTGCTGGAGCTGCTGGGCTCGCTCAGCGCCGCGTTCTTCCGCCTGGTGGCGATCCTGATGAAGGCCGCCCCCATTGGCGCCTTTGGGGCCTTTGCCTTCACCATCGGCAAGTACGGCCTGGGCTCCATCGTGAACCTGGCGGCGCTCGTCGCCACCTTCTATGTGACCGCGGCGCTCTTCGTGCTCGTGGTGCTGGGGGGGGTGGCCCGCTTCAACGGCTTTTCCATCCTGGCGCTGCTCCGGTACCTCAAGGCGGAGCTGTTTCTCGTGCTGGGCACCAGCTCGTCCGAGGCCGCCCTGCCCAGCCTGATGGAGAAGCTGGAGCGGGCGGGTTGCTCGAAGCAGATCGTCGGGTTGGTGGTGCCGACCGGCTACTCCTTCAACCTCGACGGCACCAACATCTATATGACGCTGGCGGCGCTGTTCATCGCCCAGGCGACCGACACCCACCTCTCCCTGGGCAGCCAGGTCCTGTTGTTGCTCGTGGCCATGCTGAGCTCCAAGGGGGCGGCGGGCGTGACGGGGGCGGGGTTCATCACCCTGGCGGCCACCCTGTCCGTCGTCCCCACCGTGCCCGTGGCCGGCATCGCGTTGATCCTCGGCATCGACCGGTTCATGTCGGAGTGCCGCGCCCTGACCAATGTCATCGGCAATGCCGTGGCGACCATCGTCGTGGCCAACTGGGAGCGGGGGCTCGATCGCGAGCAGCTCGCCGAGGCGCTGAGGGGCCAGCCTCAGGGGCAGCGCTCCGTCCAGGCCCCCTGA
- a CDS encoding thiol-disulfide oxidoreductase DCC family protein yields MGQETKAVEPGGAVVLFDGVCNLCNSTINFIIDRDPSSHFRFAALQSPQAAELLAPLGRAPEGEPQSIFLVEGGKLYERSTAALRIARRMGGAWKGLYVFIVVPTPLRDAVYRFIANHRYRWFGKADVCRMPTPELRARFL; encoded by the coding sequence ATGGGACAGGAGACGAAGGCGGTGGAACCGGGTGGCGCCGTGGTGCTCTTCGATGGCGTCTGCAACCTGTGCAATAGCACCATCAACTTCATCATCGACCGGGACCCCTCCTCGCACTTCCGCTTCGCCGCCTTGCAGTCTCCCCAGGCGGCGGAGCTCCTGGCCCCCCTGGGCCGCGCTCCCGAGGGCGAGCCGCAGAGCATCTTTCTGGTGGAAGGCGGCAAGCTCTACGAGCGGTCCACTGCGGCCTTGCGCATCGCCCGGCGCATGGGCGGCGCGTGGAAGGGGCTCTACGTCTTCATCGTGGTTCCCACGCCGCTGCGCGATGCCGTCTACCGCTTCATCGCGAACCACCGGTACCGCTGGTTCGGCAAGGCGGATGTCTGTCGCATGCCCACGCCGGAGCTGCGCGCGCGGTTTCTCTAG